One Acinetobacter colistiniresistens DNA segment encodes these proteins:
- a CDS encoding C13 family peptidase, with protein MIDLKPSINIWHDFKSNQIAGMWLFLGSRRSLQVVHPSITQLIIWGILGGCTNSLYSWLVAGQMGEFNTQGLIGYALWPFIALIVGIFLSQRMNQPRLMLVPALLWLVLDTNILLLQCIIQYLGSNGYLNFIPDSIYNGFLPPLFVGLFVWQSLAVIWVFSRALNWPWWERALVFVATIATMVVWQLSVKDQPIWKVEETPPSFAENAFYAQSHLLDKALNQIQYGDIAKSHWYFMGVAGDSYVDVFKSEIERIREQFDTRFGTFGRSIMLINNPATRLDVPIASKTSMELALRRIGQQMNRDSDVLFLYMTSHGERNHFEIENAPLDLDQVDPKWLRETLDKSGIRWRVIVISACYSGSFIPALQSPDTLIITASAADKTSFGCNNEADYTYFGRAFFDLAMREQYSMKTAFEQAKQTVTKWEVAQGVEPSEPQWAIGKNMELMLPQLEPYLFPAQNIASTDITRTQGDEHAATAKKPLF; from the coding sequence ATGATAGACCTCAAACCCTCCATTAATATCTGGCATGATTTTAAAAGTAACCAAATTGCTGGCATGTGGTTGTTTCTGGGGTCACGTCGTTCCTTGCAGGTCGTCCATCCCTCGATTACCCAACTCATTATCTGGGGTATTTTAGGTGGCTGTACTAACTCGCTTTATAGCTGGCTGGTTGCTGGACAGATGGGGGAGTTTAATACACAAGGCCTGATTGGTTATGCCCTTTGGCCATTTATTGCCTTGATTGTCGGTATTTTCCTGTCGCAACGCATGAATCAGCCACGCTTAATGCTAGTGCCAGCCTTGTTATGGCTGGTACTGGATACCAATATTCTGCTGTTGCAATGCATCATTCAATATCTTGGCTCAAACGGCTATCTCAATTTTATTCCTGACAGTATTTATAACGGTTTTTTACCGCCTTTATTTGTTGGGCTGTTTGTTTGGCAAAGTCTGGCAGTCATTTGGGTGTTTTCTCGCGCTTTAAACTGGCCATGGTGGGAACGTGCTTTGGTCTTTGTCGCCACCATTGCCACCATGGTAGTTTGGCAACTTTCAGTGAAAGATCAGCCAATCTGGAAAGTTGAAGAAACGCCACCAAGCTTTGCCGAAAATGCATTTTATGCACAAAGTCATTTGCTTGATAAAGCATTGAATCAGATTCAATATGGCGATATTGCCAAAAGTCACTGGTACTTTATGGGGGTCGCGGGCGATAGTTATGTGGATGTATTTAAGTCTGAAATCGAACGTATAAGAGAACAGTTCGATACGCGTTTTGGCACCTTTGGACGTTCTATTATGCTGATTAATAATCCAGCAACACGTTTGGACGTACCGATTGCATCTAAAACCAGTATGGAATTGGCTTTACGCCGTATTGGTCAACAAATGAATCGTGATAGTGATGTCTTGTTTCTTTACATGACTTCACATGGTGAGCGGAATCATTTTGAAATTGAAAATGCACCTTTGGATTTAGATCAAGTTGATCCTAAATGGTTGAGGGAAACACTGGATAAGTCGGGTATTCGCTGGCGTGTGATTGTGATTTCAGCCTGTTATTCAGGGAGTTTTATTCCTGCATTACAGTCACCAGATACTTTAATTATTACGGCCTCTGCGGCGGATAAAACCTCTTTTGGCTGTAACAACGAAGCGGATTATACTTATTTCGGTCGAGCATTTTTTGACTTGGCAATGCGCGAACAATATTCAATGAAAACCGCATTTGAGCAGGCCAAACAAACAGTGACCAAATGGGAAGTTGCGCAGGGGGTGGAACCTTCTGAGCCGCAGTGGGCAATTGGGAAAAATATGGAGTTGATGCTGCCACAGCTTGAACCCTATTTATTTCCAGCCCAGAATATCGCATCAACAGATATAACGAGAACACAGGGTGATGAACATGCAGCTACTGCAAAAAAACCGTTGTTTTGA
- a CDS encoding class I SAM-dependent methyltransferase yields the protein MQMGCWYAAEYEQPFQQLQNRLAALNVQLNGQVVEKINARFLRLNPDMALVLDEDGLSLAANGMKMQPDWRAEIARLKRASLKSEMIARACQLGEKPTLIDATAGLGHDSLLMAYLGADVRLVERHPILFVLLEYSKASAEQDPFLQSFMQRITLIYADSNTYLQQLVQHGEQVDVVYLDPMFPQRDQNQQAAKKQAQVKKQMQLLHMLLPEDGEMDLGDQLLHLATQIAKRVIVKRPRHAVYLADQIPDHQWLGDACRFDAYFPKD from the coding sequence ATGCAGATGGGGTGTTGGTATGCAGCGGAATATGAACAGCCGTTTCAACAACTACAGAACCGTTTAGCTGCACTGAATGTGCAGCTCAATGGACAAGTGGTTGAAAAAATCAATGCCCGTTTTTTACGCTTGAATCCTGACATGGCACTGGTTCTTGACGAGGATGGTCTCAGCCTTGCCGCCAATGGGATGAAAATGCAGCCGGATTGGCGTGCAGAAATTGCTCGTCTGAAAAGAGCCAGCCTAAAATCTGAAATGATTGCACGCGCATGCCAGTTGGGGGAAAAACCAACGTTGATTGATGCGACCGCCGGTTTAGGCCATGACAGTTTACTCATGGCTTATTTAGGTGCTGATGTTCGTTTGGTTGAACGTCATCCAATCTTGTTTGTGCTATTGGAATATAGCAAAGCAAGTGCTGAACAAGATCCTTTTTTGCAAAGCTTTATGCAGCGGATAACGTTGATTTATGCGGACTCCAACACGTATTTACAGCAACTGGTTCAGCATGGTGAGCAAGTGGATGTGGTGTATTTAGATCCAATGTTCCCACAGCGTGATCAGAATCAGCAGGCTGCCAAGAAACAGGCACAAGTCAAAAAACAAATGCAATTATTGCATATGTTGTTGCCTGAAGATGGGGAAATGGATTTAGGTGATCAATTGCTACATTTAGCAACACAGATTGCGAAGCGTGTCATAGTGAAACGTCCACGTCACGCAGTCTATTTGGCAGATCAAATTCCAGATCATCAATGGTTAGGTGATGCCTGTCGTTTCGATGCTTACTTTCCAAAAGATTAA